The genomic window ATATTGCTGCCCATTGCCGCACAATGTATTGGTTGATAATTATTAGGATAATGCATTCTTTCGCAACGCATATCCTTTTTTGCTATATCCTCTTCTTTTTGATGAATATTAGCACCAGCTTCAAGTAATAGCGCACAACTTCTAAAATTGTTATTTCTCACCGCGGATGAAAGTGGAGTATATCCTAATGGTTTTTCAATATAATTTAAGGCTGCACCTTTATTAATAGCATGTTGTACCAAACAAGGAACGCCGGCCTGCACCGCTCGCATAAGAAAAATATCTTTGTTCTTATCATCAAAATTAAAATACATTACTAAATCTTCAATTGAGGAACATTTTTTACATGTTAATTGTAAGGATGCGCATATATCTACTATCGCACGAAAATTAATGTGATCTTTTTGCCACTCATATGTGTGTACTATTATTTTTTTTTGTATTTCATCAGGAAACATAAAAAAAGAAGGTGATGCTTGTTCGATATCCATTGTATAGGAATGATACAATGTGCTTAATAATAAAAATAATGTAAAAATACGAATAACAGATATAGCTTTCATACCATCCTTTTTTTGATATATTTTAATGAAATAGTGAACGATATCATACAATAATGTCAAAAAAAAACTATATTTTTTTATTGTCCTTTTCATTATCAATTATGTATGTTCGATACAACAAGAATAAATCAATCTACTAAAAATTGTTCACCATATTGATCTCACAACATTCCAACAATTAAAAAGAAAATACTTACTCCTCCACAAATCTTTTTTACACAAAGCACCATGCTTACGTAAAATTTTTGTAACTTCAATGTTGTTCAATTTAACTAGATCAAGAGGTGTTTTATTGTCATCATTAATACTATTGATATCAACTTCTTTTCTATTTACTAATAATTCAATGATTACTGTATCGTCGAATTTTACAGCAATATGTAAGGGAAAGTTACCATCTATATTACATTCATTGATTAAATATGGACTATGCTCTAACAATAACGTAACAATTTCAGAATACTTATTTCGACATGCAATAGAAAGTAAT from Candidatus Babeliales bacterium includes these protein-coding regions:
- a CDS encoding ankyrin repeat domain-containing protein, yielding MKAISVIRIFTLFLLLSTLYHSYTMDIEQASPSFFMFPDEIQKKIIVHTYEWQKDHINFRAIVDICASLQLTCKKCSSIEDLVMYFNFDDKNKDIFLMRAVQAGVPCLVQHAINKGAALNYIEKPLGYTPLSSAVRNNNFRSCALLLEAGANIHQKEEDIAKKDMRCERMHYPNNYQPIHCAAMGSNISIIELLIKYKANIEATDGQGDTPIVLATLKWKLASHPVINVLLSSGVKVPDWIAEKINLRNI